A genomic region of Fusarium oxysporum Fo47 chromosome VI, complete sequence contains the following coding sequences:
- a CDS encoding replication fork protection component Swi3-domain-containing protein: MPTLDSDPANGLDNYDVDDFSDDPFASPPPEAANKKRKEPDSGLGIDEEVDVKKRARVPNVKLDEERLLGPKGIPKLRQRAKDLKIKGKGHEFSDASRLLSFYQLWLDDLFPKAKFLDALTMVEKAGHKKRVMIARNDYINESKPKDRTADDEEEDDMFGENDASKPTEQEGTRPKTPEQDTGVPDDDDLYGATPRAAQRNSGPIVPIRNDVPEDDDFEALIAEAASHDAAPRARINPTPAEPDDDDLDALMAEAESHDQTSKEKGQGSKDKETNNFDDEEAAMQEMDGLW, from the exons ATGCCTACACTAGACTCAGATCCCGCCAACGGGCTTGATAACTACGATGTTGACGACTTTTCTGACGATCCATTTGCATCGCCACCACCCGAAGCggccaacaagaagcgaAAAGAGCCAGATTCTGGTCTCGGtattgatgaagaggttgatgtcaagaagagGGCGCGAGTTCCCAATGTGAAACTCGACGAAGAGAG ATTACTTGGACCAAAGGGTATTCCCAAGCTAAGACAAAGGGCGAAAGATCTCAAGATTAAAGGCAAAGGCCATGAA TTCTCTGACGCCTCTCGACTACTATCCTTCTACCAACTATGGCTAGACGACCTCTTCCCAAAAGCTAAATTCCTCGACGCCCTTACAATGGTCGAAAAGGCGGGCCACAAGAAACGAGTCATGATTGCACGAAACGATTACATCAACGAAAGCAAACCCAAAGATAGAACTGcagacgacgaagaagaggacgacaTGTTTGGTGAAAACGATGCATCAAAACCTACAGAGCAGGAGGGTACAAGACCAAAAACACCAGAGCAAGACACAGGTGTGCCAGACGATGACGATCTTTACGGTGCCACACCACGAGCTGCACAACGAAATTCAGGACCAATTGTCCCCATCCGCAACGACGTTCCAGAAGATGATGATTTCGAGGCTCTTATCGCCGAGGCAGCAAGTCACGATGCAGCTCCGAGAGCGAGAATAAACCCTACACCAGCAGAGCCAGATGACGATGACCTAGATGCTCTCATGGCGGAAGCTGAGAGCCATGATCAGACGAGCAAAGAGAAGGGGCAAGGGTCGAAAGATAAGGAGACGAATAattttgatgatgaagaggcgGCTATGCAAGAGATGGATGGGTTATGGTAA
- a CDS encoding NADH-ubiquinone oxidoreductase complex I, 21 kDa subunit-domain-containing protein: MAETATKQSTPSFVGTSKVVQTEYPLIDNDPHFKRVVGYARTSDYIAGTVAAAFAPAALYALEKFAPSHVGKGGFPKAMRLAGGVGLLGGFLYFYQRSALRFYGATENAREIEMDMREMVDKVKKGEPLYGVSRLSPHLQGVAARQSRYSALFLSTIPWFNFVNHNQHGVDTAKYYQQAERELEAERS, from the exons ATGGCTGAGACAGCGACAAAGCAGTCGACCCCGTCCTTTGTCGGGACCAGCAAGGTCGTTCAGACCGAGTATCCC CTCATTGACAACGATCC TCACTTCAAGCGAGTCGTGGGTTATGCCCGTACATCCGATTACATCGCCGGCACCGTCGCCGCTGCTTTCGCTCCCGCTGCTCTCTACGCCCTCGAGAAGTTCGCCCCCTCACACGTAGGCAAGGGTGGTTTCCCCAAGGCCATGCGActggctggtggtgttggtctcTTGGGTGGTTTCCTCTACTTCTACCAGCGATCAGCCC TCCGATTTTACGGCGCCACCGAGAACGCCCGCGAGATTGAGATGGATATGCGCGAGATGGTTGATAAGGTTAAGAAGGGTGAGCCTCTATATGGCGTTAGCCGGCTAAGCCCTCATCTTCAGGGTGTTGCTGCCCGACAGAGCAGATACTCTGCTCTGTTCCTTAGCACGATTCCTTGGTTCAACTTTGTCAACCATAACCAGCATGGTGTCGACACAGCCAAGTACTACCAGCAGGCTGAGCGGGAACTTGAGGCTGAGCGCTCGTAA
- a CDS encoding permease family-domain-containing protein gives MGWMDKTNRKIAASPVGRWFQLEGSGHPRERKGSLFFTEIRAGLATFFAMAYIIAVNSSIVSESGGPCICPTYKDGACVPDEAYQLCVAEVKRDAVTATAAISALATFFMGLLANLPVGLAPGMGLNAYFTYTVVGPSGSGPVPYELALTAIFIEGFIFFGLALFGMRQWLARAIPRCIKLATSVGIGLFLTLIGLTYSEGIGLIVGAVSTPMELAGCESQYRDPDTGLCPSSQKMRSPTLWIGIFCGGIFTVLLMMYRVKGAIIAGILLVSIISWPRDTPVSYFPYDTLGDDRFNFFKKVVDFHEIKHTLNVLQFNISGHSGQFGLALITFLYVDILDCTGTLYGMARFANLVDPVTQDFEGSSIAYMVDALSISIGAVFGVPPVTAFVESGAGISEGGKTGLTAMVAGICFFISIFFAPIFASIPPWATGCVLVLVGSMMVGAVTEINWRYMGDAVPAFLTIAIMPFAYSIADGLIAGICTYMLINTVVLVIKVVSGGRIVPPNYEERDGWTWRIPGGFLPPWLNRLAHGKKDFWREEFPPAANDTTVNQNAVPEETGSDHGGSEGGKVPETTLPREKET, from the exons ATGGGTTGGATGGACAAGACCAACCGCAAGATTGCGGCCAGTCCTGTTGGACGTTGGTTCCAGCTTGAGGGTTCGGGTCAT CCTCGTGAACGCAAGggctctctcttcttcactgAGATTCGAGCTGGTCTCGCTACCTTCTTTGCCATGGCCTACATTATTGCTGTCAACTCTTCGATTGTTTCTGAATCCGGTGGTCCATGTATTTGCCCTACTTACAAGGACGGTGCTTGCGTCCCAGACGAAGCCTACCAGCTGTGTGTTGCCGAGGTCAAGCGTGATGCTGTCACTGCTACCGCTGCCATTTCTGCTCTGGCTACTTTCTTCATGGGCCTGCTTGCCAACCTTCCCGTCGGTCTCGCTCCTGGTATGGGTCTCAACGCCTACTTCACCTACACCGTCGTTGGTCCCAGCGGCTCTGGCCCCGTCCCTTATGAGCTTGCCCTTAcagccatcttcattgaaggcttcatcttcttcggtcTTGCTCTCTTCGGTATGCGTCAATGGCTTGCTCGCGCCATCCCCCGCTGTATCAAGCTCGCCACCAGTGTCGGTATCGGTCTCTTCTTGACGCTCATTGGTCTCACTTATAGCGAGGGTATCGGTCTGATTGTTGGTGCCGTTTCCACTCCTATGGAACTCGCAGGTTGTGAATCGCAATACCGGGACCCTGACACCGGTCTGTGCCCTTCCtcccagaagatgagaagcccTACCCTGTGGATTGGCATCTTCTGTGGCGGCATCTTCACCGTATTGCTCATGATGTACCGTGTCAAGGGTGCCATCATTGCTGGtattcttcttgtcagcATCATCTCCTGGCCACGAGACACTCCTGTGTCATATTTCCCCTACGACACCCTTGGCGACGATCGattcaacttcttcaagaaggTTGTCGATTTCCATGAGATCAAGCACACCCTCAACGTCCTCCAGTTCAACATTTCTGGCCACAGCGGCCAGTTTGGTCTTGCGCTCATCACTTTCTTGTATGTCGACATCCTGGACTGTACTGGTACACTGTATGGTATGGCTCGTTTCGCCAACCTTGTCGATCCCGTTACCCAGGACTTTGAAGGCTCTTCGATTGCCTACATGGTCGACGCCCTGAGCATTTCCATTGGCGCTGTTTTCGGTGTTCCCCCCGTCACTGCTTTTGTCGAATCTGGTGCCGGTATTTCCGAGGGTGGAAAGACTGGTTTGACCGCCATGGTTGCCGGAATCTGCTTCTTCatttccatcttctttgcgCCGATTTTTGCTTCCATTCCTCCTTGGGCCACCGGCTGCGTTCTCGTTCTTGTTGGTTCTATGATGGTTGGCGCGGTTACTGAGATCAACTGGCGTTACATGGGTGATGCTGTTCCTGCTTTCCTCACCATTGCCATCATGCCTTTTGCGTACTCCATTGCCGATGGTCTGATTGCTGGTATCTGCACATATATGTTGATCAACACCGTCGTTTTGGTCATCAAGGTTGTTTCCGGTGGTCGTATCGTGCCTCCCAACTATGAGGAGAGAGACGGCTGGACTTGGCGCATTCCCGGTGGTTTCTTGCCCCCCTGGTTGAACCGACTTGCTCACGGAAAGAAGGACTTCTGGCGTGAGGAGTTCCCTCCTGCTGCCAATGACACAACTGTGAACCAAAATGCCGTGCCTGAGGAGACTGGTTCTGATCATGGTGGATCTGAGGGCGGCAAGGTGCCTGAGACTACTCTTCCCCGTGAGAAGGAGACTTGA